One window of the Chryseobacterium camelliae genome contains the following:
- a CDS encoding NUDIX hydrolase, producing the protein MYKVFVNEKKLLLSKQPEAMEKKLSYESFTTLEMALDLLENTSVKELNVYGESIDEIWDEFRKLFRIIEAAGGVVNNPDGEILFIKRLGRWDLPKGKMEKGESREESAVREIEEETGLRNVNLIRFINTTYHVYVERNGEKILKCTHWFEMSFSGEDTSTPQIEEGITEVAWKNARQIESEVFPSTFQNIKLIIEEFRNLD; encoded by the coding sequence ATGTATAAAGTTTTTGTGAACGAAAAAAAATTATTACTGTCTAAGCAGCCTGAAGCAATGGAAAAGAAGCTTAGCTACGAGAGTTTCACAACTTTAGAAATGGCGCTGGACCTTCTGGAGAACACTTCGGTAAAAGAGCTGAATGTATATGGTGAATCTATCGATGAAATCTGGGATGAGTTCCGCAAACTGTTCAGAATTATAGAAGCTGCCGGCGGTGTCGTGAATAACCCGGATGGCGAAATTCTCTTTATCAAAAGGCTCGGAAGGTGGGACCTTCCCAAAGGCAAAATGGAAAAAGGCGAATCCCGTGAAGAGTCTGCCGTACGTGAAATTGAAGAGGAAACGGGGTTACGCAATGTCAACCTTATCCGGTTCATCAATACCACCTACCATGTCTATGTGGAAAGGAACGGTGAAAAGATCCTTAAATGTACCCACTGGTTCGAAATGAGCTTTAGCGGTGAAGATACGTCAACCCCTCAGATCGAGGAAGGCATCACGGAAGTAGCGTGGAAAAATGCCCGACAGATCGAAAGCGAGGTTTTCCCAAGCACTTTTCAGAACATCAAACTTATTATCGAGGAATTCCGGAACCTGGATTAA